The following proteins are co-located in the Oncorhynchus clarkii lewisi isolate Uvic-CL-2024 chromosome 30, UVic_Ocla_1.0, whole genome shotgun sequence genome:
- the LOC139389978 gene encoding very long chain fatty acid elongase 7-like yields MEFRDLTTRVGLWYGNFMNNADPRTEGWFLMSSPLPQTVVIVAYIYFVTRLGPRLMEKRKAFHLKEVLIIYNFSVVALSLYMCYEYVMSGWGTGYTFHCDLVDYSDSPQAVRMARTCWLYYFSKFIEMLDTIFFVLRKKNSQITFLHVYHHSIMPFTWWFGVRFAAGGQGTFHALLNCVVHVIMYSYYGLSALGPAYQKYLWWKKYLTTIQLIQFVIVTTHIWQYFFMKDCPYQFPIFIYIIGLYGLVFLLLFLNFWYHAYTKGKRLPKVLQAKTWAHPYNKTNGQYNSEITNGNGFHHDKNE; encoded by the exons ATGGAGTTCAGGGATCTAACGACCAGGGTCGGACTCTGGTATGGGAACTTCATGAATAATGCAG ACCCCAGGACAGAAGGCTGGTTTCTCATGTCATCGCCGCTCCCCCAGACCGTAGTAATCGTGGCGTACATCTACTTTGTGACGCGGCTGGGGCCCAGGCTCATGGAGAAACGCAAGGCCTTCCACCTCAAAGAAGTTCTCATCATCTACAACTTCAGCGTCGTTGCCTTGTCCCTCTACATGTGCTATGAG TATGTGATGTCGGGCTGGGGGACGGGCTACACGTTCCACTGTGACCTAGTGGACTACTCGGACTCGCCGCAGGCAGTGAGG ATGGCAAGGACATGTTGGCTCTACTACTTCTCAAAGTTCATAGAGATGTTGGATACG ATCTTTTTTGTTCTGAGGAAGAAGAACAGCCAGATTACGTTCCTCCATGTCTACCATCACTCCATAATGCCCTTTACCTGGTGGTTTGGTGTCCGCTTCGCTGCAG GTGGCCAGGGGACGTTCCATGCCCTGTTGAACTGTGTGGTCCATGTCATCATGTACTCTTACTACGGCCTGTCTGCCCTGGGCCCCGCCTACCAGAAGTACCTCTGGTGGAAGAAGTATCTCACCACCATTCAGCTG ATCCAGTTTGTGATCGTGACCACCCACATCTGGCAGTATTTCTTCATGAAGGACTGTCCCTACCAGTTCCCCATCTTCATCTACATAATAGGCCTCTACGGCCtggtctttctcctcctcttcctcaactTCTGGTACCACGCCTACACCAAGGGCAAGAGGCTGCCCAAAGTCCTTCAAGCCAAAACTTGGGCCCACCCCTACAATAAAACTAATGGCCAATACAATAGTGAAATAACCAACGGGAATGGTTTCCATCACGACAAGAATGAGTGA